The following proteins are co-located in the Gossypium hirsutum isolate 1008001.06 chromosome A02, Gossypium_hirsutum_v2.1, whole genome shotgun sequence genome:
- the LOC107938292 gene encoding protein ALWAYS EARLY 3 isoform X1 — MAPSRKSKSVNKKFSYVNEVASSKDGDSSAKRSGKRKRKLSDMLGPQWTKEELERFYEAYRKYGKDWKKVATMIRNRSVEMVEALYTMNRAYLSLPEGTASVVGLIAMMTDHYSVMGGSDSEQESNEGMGVSRKPQKRSRGKIRDQPSKSSDKPLPDLLQFPSANSSCLSLLKRRRSESRPRAVGKRTPRVPISFSHDKNKGERYFSPIRQGMKLKVDAVDDNVAHEVALALTEASQRGGSPQVSRTPNRKAETPSSVINSERMNADSETTSAKIHGSEVDEDACELSLGSTEADNADYAKDKNYSRNIEGTGTVEVQQKGKRYYRRKPEIEESVNHLEDTKEACSGTEEGQQLCDFKGKFDCEVEDAKTSRASIKGPRKRSKKVLFEGVEDTAFDALQTLADLSLMMPETADTESSVQHKEEKNEVDKTKLKGNHLVPGAKGSASKTSRHGKHFGHDVRAIPEAKEAHPANVGMRKRRQKSSPYKLQIPKDETDADSQLGESPNIEASGEVKNLLSKGKQSNNFVHPKQGKFVRPPEHASSSTDQGRDLNNSAPSTIQVSSVNQVNLPTKIRSKRKTDVRKPAIRKGIKSSDNIVKGKISGPVTLFHDGALDLKEKLCNFLCSYQARRWCAFEWFYSTIDYPWFTKREFVEYLDHVGLGHIPRLTRVEWGVIRSSLGKPRRFSEQFLKEEREKLNQYRESVRRHYAELHAGIGEGLPTDLARPLSVGQRVIAVHPKTREIHDGSVLTVDYSRYRIQFDSPELGVEFVMDVDCMPLNPMENLPASLSRQNTAIRKFVENYNELKMNGQSKESKMEENIKFMQCDNLENANSPSHTSPSTFSVGNLSQPVKVDSSSPNLQLKIGPTETVYTQQAINSQPSAVSLVQAREADVEALSQLTRALDKKEAIVSELRRMNDEVLENQKGGDNYIKDSDSFKKQYAAVLLQLNEINEQVSSALLCLRQRNTYQGTSSGKPLKPSGKIGEQGSQLSSFDAMHHVQESVSHVAEIVESSRRKARSMVDAALQAMSSLRKGGKNIERIEDAIDFVNNQLSLNEFSAPAPRSAAPVDSVRSHDNLTACSSYPFATSHIPEMKLQNLSDQDELKIPSDLISHCVATLLMIQKCTERQFPPGDVAEVLDSAVTSLKPCCSQNLPIYTEIQKCMGIIRNQILALVPT, encoded by the exons ATGGCTCCGTCTAGGAAATCTAAGAGCGTAAATAAGAAGTTTTCTTATGTTAACGAGGTTGCTTCTAGTAAAGATGGAGATAGTAGTGCTAAGAGAAGTGGGAAACGG AAAAGGAAGCTATCTGACATGTTAGGGCCTCAATGGACTAAGGAAGAGCTTGAACGTTTCTATGAAGCATATCGTAAGTATGGAAAAGATTGGAAGAAG GTGGCTACTATGATACGTAATCGGTCTGTGGAAATGGTTGAAGCTCTTTACACTATGAACAGG GCCTACTTATCTCTTCCTGAGGGCACTGCTTCTGTGGTTGGGCTCATAGCAATGATGACGGATCATTATTCTGTTATG GGAGGAAGTGACAGCGAACAAGAGAGCAATGAGGGCATGGGAGTTTCTAGGAAACCTCAGAAGCGTAGCAGGGGAAAAATTCGAGATCAACCTTCTAAAAGTTCAGATAAGCCGCTTCCAGATCTTTTGCAATTTCCTTCAGCTAATTCAAGTTGCTTGTCATTGTTGAAGAGGAGGCGCTCTG AAAGTAGGCCCCGTGCTGTCGGAAAAAGGACTCCTCGTGTTCCTATTTCTTTTTCTCATGACAAAAACAAAGGGGAAAGGTATTTTTCACCTATTAGGCAGGGCATGAAACTAAAGGTGGATGCAGTTGATGATAATGTTGCTCATGAGGTAGCACTAGCATTGACGGAGGCATCACAAAGAGGTGGCTCTCCCCAAGTTTCTAGAACACCAAATAGAAAAGCAGAGACGCCTTCATCTGTCATCAACAGTGAAAGGATG AATGCTGACTCAGAAACTACTAGTGCCAAGATTCACGGTAGTGAAGTGGATGAGGATGCTTGTGAATTAAGCTTAGGAAGCACTGAAGCAGATAATGCAGATTATGCTAAAGACAAAAACTATTCGAGGAATATAGAAGGCACTGGTACCGTTGAAGTTCAACAGAAGGGGAAAAGATATTACAGAAGGAAGCCAGAGATTGAGGAAAGTGTAAACCATCTGGAAGACACAAAAGAAGCCTGTAGTGGGACAGAAGAAGGACAACAATTATGTGATTTCAAGGGAAAGTTTGATTGTGAGGTTGAAGATGCTAAAACTTCTAGAGCCTCCATCAAGGGTCCAAGAAAAAGAAGTAAAAAGGTGTTGTTTGAAGGAG TTGAAGACACTGCCTTCGATGCCCTGCAAACTCTAGCAGATCTGTCCTTGATGATGCCGGAGACTGCCGACACCG AGTCATCTGTGCAGCATAAGGAAGAGAAAAATGAAGTTGATAAGACTAAACTGAAAGGAAATCATCTTGTTCCTGGAGCTAAAGGCTCTGCCTCCAAGACATCTAGACATGGAAAACATTTTGGTCATGATGTTCGTGCTATTCCTGAAGCAAAGGAGGCACATCCGGCTAATGTTGGAATGAGGAAAAGGAGACAGAAATCCTCACCTTATAAA TTGCAGATTCCAAAAGATGAAACTGACGCTGATTCTCAGTTGGGTGAATCTCCAAACATTGAG GCTTCTGGTGAGGTAAAGAATCTTCTGAGTAAAGGTAAACAGTCTAATAATTTTGTACATCCAAAGCAAGGGAAATTTGTGAGACCTCCAGAGCATGCCTCCTCCAGTACTGATCAAGGAAGGGACTTGAACAATTCAGCTCCATCTACTATACAGGTTTCATCTGTTAACCAGGTCAACCTACCGACAAAAATCAGGAGTAAGCGAAAGACGGATGTGCGGAAACCAGCAATTAGGAAGGGTATAAAGTCCTCTGATAATATTGTAAAGGGCAAAATTAGTGGGCCAGTTACATTATTCCATGATGGAGCACTGGATCTGAAG GAAAAGCTTTGTAACTTCCTTTGTTCATACCAAGCACGGAGATGGTGTGCCTTTGAATGGTTCTATAGTACAATTGATTATCCATGGTTCACCAAAAGGGAGTTTGTGGAGTATTTGGATCATGTAGGATTAGGTCATATTCCTAGATTAACTCGTGTTGAATGGGGTGTAATAAGGAG TTCCCTTGGCAAACCACGGCGGTTTTCTGAGCAATTTTTAAAGGAAGAAAGGGAGAAGCTTAATCAATACCGGGAGTCGGTTAGAAGGCATTATGCTGAACTCCATGCCGGTATTGGTGAAGGACTTCCAACTGATTTAGCTCGACCTCTATCGGTTGGACAACGTGTCATTGCTGTTCATCCAAAAACTAGAGAGATTCATGATGGAAGTGTGTTAACTGTTGACTATAGTAGATACCGGATTCAGTTTGACAGCCCTGAGCTAGGAGTGGAATTTGTTATG GATGTTGATTGTATGCCTTTAAACCCAATGGAAAATTTGCCTGCTTCCCTTTCAAGACAAAATACTGCCATCCGTAAATTTGTTGAGAACTACAATGAGCTCAAAATGAATGGGCAGTCAAAAGAAAGCAAGATGGAAGAGAACATCAAATTTATGCAATGTGATAACTTGGAGAATGCCAATAGTCCATCTCATACTTCCCCATCAACTTTCAGTGTTGGCAATTTATCACAGCCAGTTAAG GTTGATTCATCAAGTCCTAATTTACAACTTAAAATTGGGCCTACTGAAACTGTTTATACTCAACAAGCAATAAATTCTCAGCCTTCTGCTGTGTCGCTGGTTCAGGCAAGAGAAGCTGATGTTGAAGCACTTTCTCAGTTGACTCGTGCTCTTGATAAAAAG GAGGCCATTGTGTCTGAACTGCGACGTATGAATGATGAGGTGTTGGAAAACCAGAAAGGTGGAGACAACTATATAAAGGATTCAGATTCTTTCAAGAAGCAATATGCTGCTGTTCTCTTACAGTTGAATGAAATCAATGAACAG GTTTCTTCTGCTCTGTTGTGCTTGAGGCAACGGAATACATATCAAGGGACCTCCTCGGGTAAGCCGCTGAAGCCCTCGGGTAAAATTGGTGAGCAAGGCTCTCAGTTGAGCTCTTTTGATGCTATGCATCATGTCCAAGAATCCGTATCCCATGTAGCTGAAATTGTTGAAAGTTCAAGAAGGAAAGCTCGATCAATGGTTGATGCAGCCTTGCAG GCTATGTCATCTTTGAGAAAAGGGGGGAAAAACATTGAGAGGATTGAGGATGCAATAGATTTCGTAAATAACCAGCTTTCATTGAATGAGTTTAGTGCACCTGCTCCGAGGTCTGCGGCCCCAGTAGACTCTGTCCGTAGTCATGATAATCTGACTGCTTGTTCATCATATCCATTTGCAACTAGTCATATACCTGAGATGAAGCTGCAAAACTTGTCAGACCAAGATGAACTTAAAATCCCTTCAGACCTTATTTCGCATTGTGTAGCCACCTTGCTCATGATACAG AAATGTACAGAAAGACAGTTCCCACCAGGAGATGTTGCAGAGGTGCTAGATTCAGCAGTTACAAGTTTGAAGCCATGTTGTTCACAAAATCTACCGATTTACACAGAGATACAGAAATGTATGGGAATTATTAGGAATCAGATATTGGCATTAGTTCCCACATGA
- the LOC107938292 gene encoding protein ALWAYS EARLY 3 isoform X3: MAPSRKSKSVNKKFSYVNEVASSKDGDSSAKRSGKRKRKLSDMLGPQWTKEELERFYEAYRKYGKDWKKVATMIRNRSVEMVEALYTMNRAYLSLPEGTASVVGLIAMMTDHYSVMGGSDSEQESNEGMGVSRKPQKRSRGKIRDQPSKSSDKPLPDLLQFPSANSSCLSLLKRRRSESRPRAVGKRTPRVPISFSHDKNKGERYFSPIRQGMKLKVDAVDDNVAHEVALALTEASQRGGSPQVSRTPNRKAETPSSVINSERMNADSETTSAKIHGSEVDEDACELSLGSTEADNADYAKDKNYSRNIEGTGTVEVQQKGKRYYRRKPEIEESVNHLEDTKEACSGTEEGQQLCDFKGKFDCEVEDAKTSRASIKGPRKRSKKVLFEGVEDTAFDALQTLADLSLMMPETADTESSVQHKEEKNEVDKTKLKGNHLVPGAKGSASKTSRHGKHFGHDVRAIPEAKEAHPANVGMRKRRQKSSPYKLQIPKDETDADSQLGESPNIEASGEVKNLLSKGKQSNNFVHPKQGKFVRPPEHASSSTDQGRDLNNSAPSTIQVSSVNQVNLPTKIRSKRKTDVRKPAIRKGIKSSDNIVKGKISGPVTLFHDGALDLKEKLCNFLCSYQARRWCAFEWFYSTIDYPWFTKREFVEYLDHVGLGHIPRLTRVEWGVIRSSLGKPRRFSEQFLKEEREKLNQYRESVRRHYAELHAGIGEGLPTDLARPLSVGQRVIAVHPKTREIHDGSVLTVDYSRYRIQFDSPELGVEFVMDVDCMPLNPMENLPASLSRQNTAIRKFVENYNELKMNGQSKESKMEENIKFMQCDNLENANSPSHTSPSTFSVGNLSQPVKAREADVEALSQLTRALDKKEAIVSELRRMNDEVLENQKGGDNYIKDSDSFKKQYAAVLLQLNEINEQVSSALLCLRQRNTYQGTSSGKPLKPSGKIGEQGSQLSSFDAMHHVQESVSHVAEIVESSRRKARSMVDAALQAMSSLRKGGKNIERIEDAIDFVNNQLSLNEFSAPAPRSAAPVDSVRSHDNLTACSSYPFATSHIPEMKLQNLSDQDELKIPSDLISHCVATLLMIQKCTERQFPPGDVAEVLDSAVTSLKPCCSQNLPIYTEIQKCMGIIRNQILALVPT, translated from the exons ATGGCTCCGTCTAGGAAATCTAAGAGCGTAAATAAGAAGTTTTCTTATGTTAACGAGGTTGCTTCTAGTAAAGATGGAGATAGTAGTGCTAAGAGAAGTGGGAAACGG AAAAGGAAGCTATCTGACATGTTAGGGCCTCAATGGACTAAGGAAGAGCTTGAACGTTTCTATGAAGCATATCGTAAGTATGGAAAAGATTGGAAGAAG GTGGCTACTATGATACGTAATCGGTCTGTGGAAATGGTTGAAGCTCTTTACACTATGAACAGG GCCTACTTATCTCTTCCTGAGGGCACTGCTTCTGTGGTTGGGCTCATAGCAATGATGACGGATCATTATTCTGTTATG GGAGGAAGTGACAGCGAACAAGAGAGCAATGAGGGCATGGGAGTTTCTAGGAAACCTCAGAAGCGTAGCAGGGGAAAAATTCGAGATCAACCTTCTAAAAGTTCAGATAAGCCGCTTCCAGATCTTTTGCAATTTCCTTCAGCTAATTCAAGTTGCTTGTCATTGTTGAAGAGGAGGCGCTCTG AAAGTAGGCCCCGTGCTGTCGGAAAAAGGACTCCTCGTGTTCCTATTTCTTTTTCTCATGACAAAAACAAAGGGGAAAGGTATTTTTCACCTATTAGGCAGGGCATGAAACTAAAGGTGGATGCAGTTGATGATAATGTTGCTCATGAGGTAGCACTAGCATTGACGGAGGCATCACAAAGAGGTGGCTCTCCCCAAGTTTCTAGAACACCAAATAGAAAAGCAGAGACGCCTTCATCTGTCATCAACAGTGAAAGGATG AATGCTGACTCAGAAACTACTAGTGCCAAGATTCACGGTAGTGAAGTGGATGAGGATGCTTGTGAATTAAGCTTAGGAAGCACTGAAGCAGATAATGCAGATTATGCTAAAGACAAAAACTATTCGAGGAATATAGAAGGCACTGGTACCGTTGAAGTTCAACAGAAGGGGAAAAGATATTACAGAAGGAAGCCAGAGATTGAGGAAAGTGTAAACCATCTGGAAGACACAAAAGAAGCCTGTAGTGGGACAGAAGAAGGACAACAATTATGTGATTTCAAGGGAAAGTTTGATTGTGAGGTTGAAGATGCTAAAACTTCTAGAGCCTCCATCAAGGGTCCAAGAAAAAGAAGTAAAAAGGTGTTGTTTGAAGGAG TTGAAGACACTGCCTTCGATGCCCTGCAAACTCTAGCAGATCTGTCCTTGATGATGCCGGAGACTGCCGACACCG AGTCATCTGTGCAGCATAAGGAAGAGAAAAATGAAGTTGATAAGACTAAACTGAAAGGAAATCATCTTGTTCCTGGAGCTAAAGGCTCTGCCTCCAAGACATCTAGACATGGAAAACATTTTGGTCATGATGTTCGTGCTATTCCTGAAGCAAAGGAGGCACATCCGGCTAATGTTGGAATGAGGAAAAGGAGACAGAAATCCTCACCTTATAAA TTGCAGATTCCAAAAGATGAAACTGACGCTGATTCTCAGTTGGGTGAATCTCCAAACATTGAG GCTTCTGGTGAGGTAAAGAATCTTCTGAGTAAAGGTAAACAGTCTAATAATTTTGTACATCCAAAGCAAGGGAAATTTGTGAGACCTCCAGAGCATGCCTCCTCCAGTACTGATCAAGGAAGGGACTTGAACAATTCAGCTCCATCTACTATACAGGTTTCATCTGTTAACCAGGTCAACCTACCGACAAAAATCAGGAGTAAGCGAAAGACGGATGTGCGGAAACCAGCAATTAGGAAGGGTATAAAGTCCTCTGATAATATTGTAAAGGGCAAAATTAGTGGGCCAGTTACATTATTCCATGATGGAGCACTGGATCTGAAG GAAAAGCTTTGTAACTTCCTTTGTTCATACCAAGCACGGAGATGGTGTGCCTTTGAATGGTTCTATAGTACAATTGATTATCCATGGTTCACCAAAAGGGAGTTTGTGGAGTATTTGGATCATGTAGGATTAGGTCATATTCCTAGATTAACTCGTGTTGAATGGGGTGTAATAAGGAG TTCCCTTGGCAAACCACGGCGGTTTTCTGAGCAATTTTTAAAGGAAGAAAGGGAGAAGCTTAATCAATACCGGGAGTCGGTTAGAAGGCATTATGCTGAACTCCATGCCGGTATTGGTGAAGGACTTCCAACTGATTTAGCTCGACCTCTATCGGTTGGACAACGTGTCATTGCTGTTCATCCAAAAACTAGAGAGATTCATGATGGAAGTGTGTTAACTGTTGACTATAGTAGATACCGGATTCAGTTTGACAGCCCTGAGCTAGGAGTGGAATTTGTTATG GATGTTGATTGTATGCCTTTAAACCCAATGGAAAATTTGCCTGCTTCCCTTTCAAGACAAAATACTGCCATCCGTAAATTTGTTGAGAACTACAATGAGCTCAAAATGAATGGGCAGTCAAAAGAAAGCAAGATGGAAGAGAACATCAAATTTATGCAATGTGATAACTTGGAGAATGCCAATAGTCCATCTCATACTTCCCCATCAACTTTCAGTGTTGGCAATTTATCACAGCCAGTTAAG GCAAGAGAAGCTGATGTTGAAGCACTTTCTCAGTTGACTCGTGCTCTTGATAAAAAG GAGGCCATTGTGTCTGAACTGCGACGTATGAATGATGAGGTGTTGGAAAACCAGAAAGGTGGAGACAACTATATAAAGGATTCAGATTCTTTCAAGAAGCAATATGCTGCTGTTCTCTTACAGTTGAATGAAATCAATGAACAG GTTTCTTCTGCTCTGTTGTGCTTGAGGCAACGGAATACATATCAAGGGACCTCCTCGGGTAAGCCGCTGAAGCCCTCGGGTAAAATTGGTGAGCAAGGCTCTCAGTTGAGCTCTTTTGATGCTATGCATCATGTCCAAGAATCCGTATCCCATGTAGCTGAAATTGTTGAAAGTTCAAGAAGGAAAGCTCGATCAATGGTTGATGCAGCCTTGCAG GCTATGTCATCTTTGAGAAAAGGGGGGAAAAACATTGAGAGGATTGAGGATGCAATAGATTTCGTAAATAACCAGCTTTCATTGAATGAGTTTAGTGCACCTGCTCCGAGGTCTGCGGCCCCAGTAGACTCTGTCCGTAGTCATGATAATCTGACTGCTTGTTCATCATATCCATTTGCAACTAGTCATATACCTGAGATGAAGCTGCAAAACTTGTCAGACCAAGATGAACTTAAAATCCCTTCAGACCTTATTTCGCATTGTGTAGCCACCTTGCTCATGATACAG AAATGTACAGAAAGACAGTTCCCACCAGGAGATGTTGCAGAGGTGCTAGATTCAGCAGTTACAAGTTTGAAGCCATGTTGTTCACAAAATCTACCGATTTACACAGAGATACAGAAATGTATGGGAATTATTAGGAATCAGATATTGGCATTAGTTCCCACATGA
- the LOC107938292 gene encoding protein ALWAYS EARLY 3 isoform X2 encodes MAPSRKSKSVNKKFSYVNEVASSKDGDSSAKRSGKRKRKLSDMLGPQWTKEELERFYEAYRKYGKDWKKVATMIRNRSVEMVEALYTMNRAYLSLPEGTASVVGLIAMMTDHYSVMGGSDSEQESNEGMGVSRKPQKRSRGKIRDQPSKSSDKPLPDLLQFPSANSSCLSLLKRRRSESRPRAVGKRTPRVPISFSHDKNKGERYFSPIRQGMKLKVDAVDDNVAHEVALALTEASQRGGSPQVSRTPNRKAETPSSVINSERMNADSETTSAKIHGSEVDEDACELSLGSTEADNADYAKDKNYSRNIEGTGTVEVQQKGKRYYRRKPEIEESVNHLEDTKEACSGTEEGQQLCDFKGKFDCEVEDAKTSRASIKGPRKRSKKVLFEGVEDTAFDALQTLADLSLMMPETADTESSVQHKEEKNEVDKTKLKGNHLVPGAKGSASKTSRHGKHFGHDVRAIPEAKEAHPANVGMRKRRQKSSPYKIPKDETDADSQLGESPNIEASGEVKNLLSKGKQSNNFVHPKQGKFVRPPEHASSSTDQGRDLNNSAPSTIQVSSVNQVNLPTKIRSKRKTDVRKPAIRKGIKSSDNIVKGKISGPVTLFHDGALDLKEKLCNFLCSYQARRWCAFEWFYSTIDYPWFTKREFVEYLDHVGLGHIPRLTRVEWGVIRSSLGKPRRFSEQFLKEEREKLNQYRESVRRHYAELHAGIGEGLPTDLARPLSVGQRVIAVHPKTREIHDGSVLTVDYSRYRIQFDSPELGVEFVMDVDCMPLNPMENLPASLSRQNTAIRKFVENYNELKMNGQSKESKMEENIKFMQCDNLENANSPSHTSPSTFSVGNLSQPVKVDSSSPNLQLKIGPTETVYTQQAINSQPSAVSLVQAREADVEALSQLTRALDKKEAIVSELRRMNDEVLENQKGGDNYIKDSDSFKKQYAAVLLQLNEINEQVSSALLCLRQRNTYQGTSSGKPLKPSGKIGEQGSQLSSFDAMHHVQESVSHVAEIVESSRRKARSMVDAALQAMSSLRKGGKNIERIEDAIDFVNNQLSLNEFSAPAPRSAAPVDSVRSHDNLTACSSYPFATSHIPEMKLQNLSDQDELKIPSDLISHCVATLLMIQKCTERQFPPGDVAEVLDSAVTSLKPCCSQNLPIYTEIQKCMGIIRNQILALVPT; translated from the exons ATGGCTCCGTCTAGGAAATCTAAGAGCGTAAATAAGAAGTTTTCTTATGTTAACGAGGTTGCTTCTAGTAAAGATGGAGATAGTAGTGCTAAGAGAAGTGGGAAACGG AAAAGGAAGCTATCTGACATGTTAGGGCCTCAATGGACTAAGGAAGAGCTTGAACGTTTCTATGAAGCATATCGTAAGTATGGAAAAGATTGGAAGAAG GTGGCTACTATGATACGTAATCGGTCTGTGGAAATGGTTGAAGCTCTTTACACTATGAACAGG GCCTACTTATCTCTTCCTGAGGGCACTGCTTCTGTGGTTGGGCTCATAGCAATGATGACGGATCATTATTCTGTTATG GGAGGAAGTGACAGCGAACAAGAGAGCAATGAGGGCATGGGAGTTTCTAGGAAACCTCAGAAGCGTAGCAGGGGAAAAATTCGAGATCAACCTTCTAAAAGTTCAGATAAGCCGCTTCCAGATCTTTTGCAATTTCCTTCAGCTAATTCAAGTTGCTTGTCATTGTTGAAGAGGAGGCGCTCTG AAAGTAGGCCCCGTGCTGTCGGAAAAAGGACTCCTCGTGTTCCTATTTCTTTTTCTCATGACAAAAACAAAGGGGAAAGGTATTTTTCACCTATTAGGCAGGGCATGAAACTAAAGGTGGATGCAGTTGATGATAATGTTGCTCATGAGGTAGCACTAGCATTGACGGAGGCATCACAAAGAGGTGGCTCTCCCCAAGTTTCTAGAACACCAAATAGAAAAGCAGAGACGCCTTCATCTGTCATCAACAGTGAAAGGATG AATGCTGACTCAGAAACTACTAGTGCCAAGATTCACGGTAGTGAAGTGGATGAGGATGCTTGTGAATTAAGCTTAGGAAGCACTGAAGCAGATAATGCAGATTATGCTAAAGACAAAAACTATTCGAGGAATATAGAAGGCACTGGTACCGTTGAAGTTCAACAGAAGGGGAAAAGATATTACAGAAGGAAGCCAGAGATTGAGGAAAGTGTAAACCATCTGGAAGACACAAAAGAAGCCTGTAGTGGGACAGAAGAAGGACAACAATTATGTGATTTCAAGGGAAAGTTTGATTGTGAGGTTGAAGATGCTAAAACTTCTAGAGCCTCCATCAAGGGTCCAAGAAAAAGAAGTAAAAAGGTGTTGTTTGAAGGAG TTGAAGACACTGCCTTCGATGCCCTGCAAACTCTAGCAGATCTGTCCTTGATGATGCCGGAGACTGCCGACACCG AGTCATCTGTGCAGCATAAGGAAGAGAAAAATGAAGTTGATAAGACTAAACTGAAAGGAAATCATCTTGTTCCTGGAGCTAAAGGCTCTGCCTCCAAGACATCTAGACATGGAAAACATTTTGGTCATGATGTTCGTGCTATTCCTGAAGCAAAGGAGGCACATCCGGCTAATGTTGGAATGAGGAAAAGGAGACAGAAATCCTCACCTTATAAA ATTCCAAAAGATGAAACTGACGCTGATTCTCAGTTGGGTGAATCTCCAAACATTGAG GCTTCTGGTGAGGTAAAGAATCTTCTGAGTAAAGGTAAACAGTCTAATAATTTTGTACATCCAAAGCAAGGGAAATTTGTGAGACCTCCAGAGCATGCCTCCTCCAGTACTGATCAAGGAAGGGACTTGAACAATTCAGCTCCATCTACTATACAGGTTTCATCTGTTAACCAGGTCAACCTACCGACAAAAATCAGGAGTAAGCGAAAGACGGATGTGCGGAAACCAGCAATTAGGAAGGGTATAAAGTCCTCTGATAATATTGTAAAGGGCAAAATTAGTGGGCCAGTTACATTATTCCATGATGGAGCACTGGATCTGAAG GAAAAGCTTTGTAACTTCCTTTGTTCATACCAAGCACGGAGATGGTGTGCCTTTGAATGGTTCTATAGTACAATTGATTATCCATGGTTCACCAAAAGGGAGTTTGTGGAGTATTTGGATCATGTAGGATTAGGTCATATTCCTAGATTAACTCGTGTTGAATGGGGTGTAATAAGGAG TTCCCTTGGCAAACCACGGCGGTTTTCTGAGCAATTTTTAAAGGAAGAAAGGGAGAAGCTTAATCAATACCGGGAGTCGGTTAGAAGGCATTATGCTGAACTCCATGCCGGTATTGGTGAAGGACTTCCAACTGATTTAGCTCGACCTCTATCGGTTGGACAACGTGTCATTGCTGTTCATCCAAAAACTAGAGAGATTCATGATGGAAGTGTGTTAACTGTTGACTATAGTAGATACCGGATTCAGTTTGACAGCCCTGAGCTAGGAGTGGAATTTGTTATG GATGTTGATTGTATGCCTTTAAACCCAATGGAAAATTTGCCTGCTTCCCTTTCAAGACAAAATACTGCCATCCGTAAATTTGTTGAGAACTACAATGAGCTCAAAATGAATGGGCAGTCAAAAGAAAGCAAGATGGAAGAGAACATCAAATTTATGCAATGTGATAACTTGGAGAATGCCAATAGTCCATCTCATACTTCCCCATCAACTTTCAGTGTTGGCAATTTATCACAGCCAGTTAAG GTTGATTCATCAAGTCCTAATTTACAACTTAAAATTGGGCCTACTGAAACTGTTTATACTCAACAAGCAATAAATTCTCAGCCTTCTGCTGTGTCGCTGGTTCAGGCAAGAGAAGCTGATGTTGAAGCACTTTCTCAGTTGACTCGTGCTCTTGATAAAAAG GAGGCCATTGTGTCTGAACTGCGACGTATGAATGATGAGGTGTTGGAAAACCAGAAAGGTGGAGACAACTATATAAAGGATTCAGATTCTTTCAAGAAGCAATATGCTGCTGTTCTCTTACAGTTGAATGAAATCAATGAACAG GTTTCTTCTGCTCTGTTGTGCTTGAGGCAACGGAATACATATCAAGGGACCTCCTCGGGTAAGCCGCTGAAGCCCTCGGGTAAAATTGGTGAGCAAGGCTCTCAGTTGAGCTCTTTTGATGCTATGCATCATGTCCAAGAATCCGTATCCCATGTAGCTGAAATTGTTGAAAGTTCAAGAAGGAAAGCTCGATCAATGGTTGATGCAGCCTTGCAG GCTATGTCATCTTTGAGAAAAGGGGGGAAAAACATTGAGAGGATTGAGGATGCAATAGATTTCGTAAATAACCAGCTTTCATTGAATGAGTTTAGTGCACCTGCTCCGAGGTCTGCGGCCCCAGTAGACTCTGTCCGTAGTCATGATAATCTGACTGCTTGTTCATCATATCCATTTGCAACTAGTCATATACCTGAGATGAAGCTGCAAAACTTGTCAGACCAAGATGAACTTAAAATCCCTTCAGACCTTATTTCGCATTGTGTAGCCACCTTGCTCATGATACAG AAATGTACAGAAAGACAGTTCCCACCAGGAGATGTTGCAGAGGTGCTAGATTCAGCAGTTACAAGTTTGAAGCCATGTTGTTCACAAAATCTACCGATTTACACAGAGATACAGAAATGTATGGGAATTATTAGGAATCAGATATTGGCATTAGTTCCCACATGA